A section of the Melopsittacus undulatus isolate bMelUnd1 chromosome 3, bMelUnd1.mat.Z, whole genome shotgun sequence genome encodes:
- the PPM1B gene encoding protein phosphatase 1B isoform X1 has product MGAFLDKPKTEKHNAHGAGNGLRYGLSSMQGWRVEMEDAHTAVVGIPQGLEDWSFFAVYDGHAGSRVANYCSAHLLEHITNNEDFRATEKSGSALEPSVENVKSGIRTGFLKIDEYMRNFSDLRNGMDRSGSTAVAVLISPEHVYFINCGDSRAVLYRNGQVCFSTQDHKPCNPREKERIQNAGGSVMIQRVNGSLAVSRALGDYDYKCVDGKGPTEQLVSPEPEVCEILRAEEDEFIILACDGIWDVMSNEELCEFVKSRLEVSDDLEKVCNWVVDTCLHKGSRDNMSIVLVCFSNAPKVSDEAVKKDAELDKYLESRVEEIMEKSGEEGMPDLAHVIRILTAENIPNLPPGGGLAGKRNIIEAVYSRLNPHRENEGDPGEAEESGTQGKLVEALRQMRINHRGNYRHLLEEMLTSYRLAKMQGEECTAESAAASTSDTHAGPSDSVPDTHTESGNLLAEIQSSSEDSGMNEMSDKQT; this is encoded by the exons ATGGGTGCATTTTTGGATAAaccaaaaactgaaaaacataatGCTCATGGTGCAGGGAATGGCTTGCGTTACGGCCTCAGCAGTATGCAGGGATGGAGAGTGGAAATGGAAGATGCTCACACAGCTGTTGTAGGTATTCCCCAGGGCTTAGAGGACTGGTCCTTTTTTGCTGTCTATGATGGTCACGCAGGATCTCGCGTTGCAAATTATTGCTCCGCACACTTACTAGAACACATCACTAACAATGAAGACTTTAGGGCGACAGAAAAATCTGGATCTGCTCTTGAACCTTCAGTGGAAAATGTCAAGAGTGGAATCAGAACTGGCTTTTTGAAAATTGATGAGTATATGCGCAATTTCTCAGACCTCAGAAATGGGATGGACAGAAGTGGCTCAACAGCAGTGGCAGTTTTGATTTCACCTGAGCATGTATATTTTATCAATTGTGGTGATTCACGTGCTGTTCTGTATAGGAATGGACAAGTGTGTTTTTCAACACAGGATCACAAACCTTGCAACCCAAGGGAGAAAGAACGAATCCAGAATGCAGGAGGCAGTGTAATGATTCAGCGTGTTAATGGTTCATTGGCAGTTTCTCGAGCTCTGGGGGACTATGACTACAAATGTGTTGACGGTAAAGGCCCTACAGAACAACTTGTTTCTCCAGAGCCTGAGGTTTGTGAAATTTTAAGGGCAGAAGAAGATGAGTTTATCATCTTGGCTTGTGATGGAATCTGGGATGTAATGAGCAATGAAGAGCTCTGTGAATTTGTTAAGTCTAGACTTGAAGTATCGGATGACCTGGAAAAAGTGTGCAATTGGGTAGTGGACACTTGTTTACATAAG GGGAGTCGTGATAACATGAGTATTGTACtagtttgtttttcaaatgctCCCAAGGTTTCAGATGAGGCAGTGAAAAAAGATGCTGAGTTGGATAAGTACTTGGAATCACGGGTTGAAG aaattatGGAAAAATCGGGTGAAGAAGGAATGCCTGATCTTGCTCATGTTATTCGTATTTTAACTGCGGAGAACATCCCTAATTTACCACCAGGAGGTGGTTTAGCTGGCAA GCGTAATATTATTGAAGCTGTGTATAGTAGGCTGAATCCACACAGAGAGAATGAGGGG GACCCTGGCGAAGCCGAGGAAAGTGGAACACAGGGAAAATTGGTGGAAGCACTCAGGCAAATGAGAATTAATCATAGGGGGAACTACCGCCACCTCCTGGAAGAGATGCTGACTAGTTACAGGCTAGCTAAGATGCAGGGAGAAGAGTGCACTGCTGAATCAGCTGCAGCATCTACTTCAGATACTCATGCTGGACCCAGTGACTCCGTACCAGACACTCACACAGAATCTGGGAATCTCCTTGCTGAAATACAGAGCTCAAGCGAAGATTCAGGGATGAATGAGATGAGTGACAAACAGACATAA
- the PPM1B gene encoding protein phosphatase 1B isoform X2, which produces MGAFLDKPKTEKHNAHGAGNGLRYGLSSMQGWRVEMEDAHTAVVGIPQGLEDWSFFAVYDGHAGSRVANYCSAHLLEHITNNEDFRATEKSGSALEPSVENVKSGIRTGFLKIDEYMRNFSDLRNGMDRSGSTAVAVLISPEHVYFINCGDSRAVLYRNGQVCFSTQDHKPCNPREKERIQNAGGSVMIQRVNGSLAVSRALGDYDYKCVDGKGPTEQLVSPEPEVCEILRAEEDEFIILACDGIWDVMSNEELCEFVKSRLEVSDDLEKVCNWVVDTCLHKGSRDNMSIVLVCFSNAPKVSDEAVKKDAELDKYLESRVEEIMEKSGEEGMPDLAHVIRILTAENIPNLPPGGGLAGKRNIIEAVYSRLNPHRENEGGAGDLEDPW; this is translated from the exons ATGGGTGCATTTTTGGATAAaccaaaaactgaaaaacataatGCTCATGGTGCAGGGAATGGCTTGCGTTACGGCCTCAGCAGTATGCAGGGATGGAGAGTGGAAATGGAAGATGCTCACACAGCTGTTGTAGGTATTCCCCAGGGCTTAGAGGACTGGTCCTTTTTTGCTGTCTATGATGGTCACGCAGGATCTCGCGTTGCAAATTATTGCTCCGCACACTTACTAGAACACATCACTAACAATGAAGACTTTAGGGCGACAGAAAAATCTGGATCTGCTCTTGAACCTTCAGTGGAAAATGTCAAGAGTGGAATCAGAACTGGCTTTTTGAAAATTGATGAGTATATGCGCAATTTCTCAGACCTCAGAAATGGGATGGACAGAAGTGGCTCAACAGCAGTGGCAGTTTTGATTTCACCTGAGCATGTATATTTTATCAATTGTGGTGATTCACGTGCTGTTCTGTATAGGAATGGACAAGTGTGTTTTTCAACACAGGATCACAAACCTTGCAACCCAAGGGAGAAAGAACGAATCCAGAATGCAGGAGGCAGTGTAATGATTCAGCGTGTTAATGGTTCATTGGCAGTTTCTCGAGCTCTGGGGGACTATGACTACAAATGTGTTGACGGTAAAGGCCCTACAGAACAACTTGTTTCTCCAGAGCCTGAGGTTTGTGAAATTTTAAGGGCAGAAGAAGATGAGTTTATCATCTTGGCTTGTGATGGAATCTGGGATGTAATGAGCAATGAAGAGCTCTGTGAATTTGTTAAGTCTAGACTTGAAGTATCGGATGACCTGGAAAAAGTGTGCAATTGGGTAGTGGACACTTGTTTACATAAG GGGAGTCGTGATAACATGAGTATTGTACtagtttgtttttcaaatgctCCCAAGGTTTCAGATGAGGCAGTGAAAAAAGATGCTGAGTTGGATAAGTACTTGGAATCACGGGTTGAAG aaattatGGAAAAATCGGGTGAAGAAGGAATGCCTGATCTTGCTCATGTTATTCGTATTTTAACTGCGGAGAACATCCCTAATTTACCACCAGGAGGTGGTTTAGCTGGCAA GCGTAATATTATTGAAGCTGTGTATAGTAGGCTGAATCCACACAGAGAGAATGAGGGG GGTGCTGGAGATCTAGAAGATCCGTGGTAG
- the PPM1B gene encoding protein phosphatase 1B isoform X3, whose translation MGAFLDKPKTEKHNAHGAGNGLRYGLSSMQGWRVEMEDAHTAVDHKPCNPREKERIQNAGGSVMIQRVNGSLAVSRALGDYDYKCVDGKGPTEQLVSPEPEVCEILRAEEDEFIILACDGIWDVMSNEELCEFVKSRLEVSDDLEKVCNWVVDTCLHKGSRDNMSIVLVCFSNAPKVSDEAVKKDAELDKYLESRVEEIMEKSGEEGMPDLAHVIRILTAENIPNLPPGGGLAGKRNIIEAVYSRLNPHRENEGDPGEAEESGTQGKLVEALRQMRINHRGNYRHLLEEMLTSYRLAKMQGEECTAESAAASTSDTHAGPSDSVPDTHTESGNLLAEIQSSSEDSGMNEMSDKQT comes from the exons ATGGGTGCATTTTTGGATAAaccaaaaactgaaaaacataatGCTCATGGTGCAGGGAATGGCTTGCGTTACGGCCTCAGCAGTATGCAGGGATGGAGAGTGGAAATGGAAGATGCTCACACAGCTGTT GATCACAAACCTTGCAACCCAAGGGAGAAAGAACGAATCCAGAATGCAGGAGGCAGTGTAATGATTCAGCGTGTTAATGGTTCATTGGCAGTTTCTCGAGCTCTGGGGGACTATGACTACAAATGTGTTGACGGTAAAGGCCCTACAGAACAACTTGTTTCTCCAGAGCCTGAGGTTTGTGAAATTTTAAGGGCAGAAGAAGATGAGTTTATCATCTTGGCTTGTGATGGAATCTGGGATGTAATGAGCAATGAAGAGCTCTGTGAATTTGTTAAGTCTAGACTTGAAGTATCGGATGACCTGGAAAAAGTGTGCAATTGGGTAGTGGACACTTGTTTACATAAG GGGAGTCGTGATAACATGAGTATTGTACtagtttgtttttcaaatgctCCCAAGGTTTCAGATGAGGCAGTGAAAAAAGATGCTGAGTTGGATAAGTACTTGGAATCACGGGTTGAAG aaattatGGAAAAATCGGGTGAAGAAGGAATGCCTGATCTTGCTCATGTTATTCGTATTTTAACTGCGGAGAACATCCCTAATTTACCACCAGGAGGTGGTTTAGCTGGCAA GCGTAATATTATTGAAGCTGTGTATAGTAGGCTGAATCCACACAGAGAGAATGAGGGG GACCCTGGCGAAGCCGAGGAAAGTGGAACACAGGGAAAATTGGTGGAAGCACTCAGGCAAATGAGAATTAATCATAGGGGGAACTACCGCCACCTCCTGGAAGAGATGCTGACTAGTTACAGGCTAGCTAAGATGCAGGGAGAAGAGTGCACTGCTGAATCAGCTGCAGCATCTACTTCAGATACTCATGCTGGACCCAGTGACTCCGTACCAGACACTCACACAGAATCTGGGAATCTCCTTGCTGAAATACAGAGCTCAAGCGAAGATTCAGGGATGAATGAGATGAGTGACAAACAGACATAA